CGGCGGACGAATGCTGATCGCAGAACCCAAACTGCACACCACGGCAACCGCTCTTAAACGGACCGTTGACCTGGCCTGCGCCGCCGGATTAAACCCGCTTTCAGCACCCGCCATTCGCCTCAGCCGCGCAGTGGTACTGAAAAAATAACTGCGTACCTGATCCTCTTTCTAATATACTTTTCGTTTGCCGAATACAGATCCAATCACGTTAAATGTGTTTTCAACGATAAACAGGGCACTTGGGTCGACCGTAAACACAGCCTCTTCCAATCTTTTTAACTGGATATTATTGGTGATGGACATGAGAATATCTCTGTTCTTACCCGAAAAAGCTCCTTTTGCTTTGATAAATGTTGCCTGACAGTGCAAATCCTCAAGAATTATTTTTGCGATGTCTTTATTTTTGTCACTGATCACATAGACTATTTTTTTCTGATTAAACAGGGACAGGACATAATCCAGGGCCGAAGCGCTTATGAATACAAGAATGATGGATGCAATCAACAGGTCCATTCCCATTTGCGTCACCACAAAGACAAACAGCAGAACATTGAACGACATGATCACTTTTCCGATGCCGATGTTAAATCTTCGATTCAGCATCACGCCAATCACGTCAAGCCCCCCGCCGGAGCCCAGCGAACGGAGAATGATCCCGCTCCCGGTTCCACAGATCATTCCCGCAGCAATGGCGGCATAGAGCTGGTTGTGAATTTCCAGATTCACATCGATAAATTGAGTCGTCAGGGTGACAAAAACCATGGCATACAGACTGTAAAAGAGAAACCGCTTACTGATATAAAACCAGCTGATTAGAAAAAGCGGGACATTCAGGAAAAAAAACCAGATCGCCGGAGAAAACCAGTTAGTCTGATGATAAATGAACAGCGCAAGCCCATAAATGCCGCCGGGAATGAATTTATACTGAAAAACAATCGCTTTGATTCCAAAAGAATAGATCAGGCCACCTGCGGTGATCAAAAATAAATTCCATACAGGGGTGTATGCGAATTTTTCCCATTGAATTTTCCATTTCATTTGCGCGTTCTCCTTAAGATCCTATCTCCAGGGCTTTCATTCCGATGATCTTGCAATGTTTAATCAGCCATATCAAATTATGATTCATTTTACATCAAATTCGTGCGTTAAATACCCCATCGCCGACACATGAATAATAAAATCGGGCTGATGTGCAGTTATACGTCGTGTATACCCTTTTGGGTCGTTATGTGTACGCTTGATACAACGCAGAAGACG
This genomic stretch from Desulfobacterales bacterium harbors:
- a CDS encoding YitT family protein; protein product: MKWKIQWEKFAYTPVWNLFLITAGGLIYSFGIKAIVFQYKFIPGGIYGLALFIYHQTNWFSPAIWFFFLNVPLFLISWFYISKRFLFYSLYAMVFVTLTTQFIDVNLEIHNQLYAAIAAGMICGTGSGIILRSLGSGGGLDVIGVMLNRRFNIGIGKVIMSFNVLLFVFVVTQMGMDLLIASIILVFISASALDYVLSLFNQKKIVYVISDKNKDIAKIILEDLHCQATFIKAKGAFSGKNRDILMSITNNIQLKRLEEAVFTVDPSALFIVENTFNVIGSVFGKRKVY